The Cataglyphis hispanica isolate Lineage 1 chromosome 26, ULB_Chis1_1.0, whole genome shotgun sequence DNA window TATCTCCGGCGCATATTAGCACTCCATAATAATGACAGACCATGATCGCGATTACCTGGTTTTGATCCTACATGTAGTTTGGCCACGTCTCGATGCCAGGTACGTAGCGATGAGCATATTGCGTGTAGGACGTGGACACGTGCGGATGGCCCATCTGCGCGTTCGCGTGCGAGTGGTGCGCGTTATGGGCGGATATGTACTGGACCGGTGGAAGGGGAGGCTGTAACTCGTGATACCTGACCATCTCCTGGGTCCTGTCCTCCCATGAAACCTCCGCGATCGCTTGCTCCGAGCAGTGGCGCTTCGTCGGCCTCTCGATCTCCTCTTCATATCTGGAAGCAACGTGTTTATCTCGACATCTCATAAAATGTAGCAAAAAAATCAGCAAAACTAGATCAGGGGAAAAGAAtgcaataattgttaattgtgTACGagtaaagtttataatttaaaaagtaatgatTATAACtctttaagtaaaatatttataatttcatatgtcAACTCATATGTCAATTCGTAATTTCAAATGTCATTCACATTATCCTCagggattattttttttttttaaatttgcatgaatatatttcataattatttctttgatttaaattCAAGGAAACTTTCAAGAATGCCAGAATTAGATCTGCGTTTTTTTTCACTGCTCTCTTCATCAATTTGTAACCGAAAGTAAGATGCAATTCTGTAATACCTGTTAAGTAGCCATTGCGAAGCGGTGGTGACTTGCACAGGTGGATATTGATGTATCGGCGCGGTCTGGGGTGGTAGATACTGGTCGAGCTCGCTGCTCTCGACCTCGCATTCCTGGAAGTTCACCGGGATATTCAGGCCGAGCCCGCCCAAAGTGCCGAGGCCGTTCAACTGATTTTCCTCGCCGGGTAGGCCGTCTCCGACTTCGATGTATCGAAGATCGACCGCCGGCTGCTGATGCGGAGAATCGCTCGATGGCGTATTGCTAATTAACTCCTGATAGTACACAGTATTGTTCTGCGGAGGCTGATTGGTCTGCACatcaaacattttcattttgcgTGTCACCGAGCAAAagatattagataattatatttgcaaataaatataataaacgagAGGAGAAGTTATATGTGTgggtgaatatttaaaaaaattagcacaGATTTATTACATCctcttatatatctatttttcgcaataatttcattaataattatatagcttaatatttataatattttatagagataaattattatattatataattattattaataataatatatatacttatattatatctattataaaaaattgtaaaattataaaaaatatttatttaaatatatttaataataatctcgaattattatataataagtatataataatttatataattattatataataattcgagattattattaattatctaaataaatactttttattattagataccATAAAACCTTTTTAACATTAGATACCATAAAATTTAGACTCGGAAAAAAAAGTCATAAAGGAAGAATTAGATACCTGATTGACATAATGCTGTCCTCTGGGTGTCGTAGGGGGTGTCGGCGGTGAAAGACCTTGGCTGGGTGTGGTGGGTGGCGAGGAGCTCACGCCGCTCTGTGGCGAATTAGGTCCTTGCACGCCCCTAGGACTCATGTCTTCCTGTTTCAACGACCTGGAAACACTGAACGTCACGTTGCTCTGGTTCCTCGAGGGTGAACTGTCACGACCGGAAGAAGGCCCGTTCTGCTTTCGACGTCGGGGTTGGTACTTGTAATCGGGATGCTCGCGCTTGTGGATAACGCGCAAACGATCGGCTTCTTCGATGAAGGGTTTCTTATCGTTATCCGACAGCAGCCTACAACCAGTCGTGATAATAAAAAgctaataaagtaaaaataaaatgcaataaaaaacacGTGAATTGCATtagataacataattatttttttattctctgacGGATAGATTGCACTACATAAGGCTAtgtgcatttaaatatatatgtttctctaCACATGTACaaagcacatatatatatatatatatataaatattatggaaCAATTCTCGAATCGACCGTATGTGAAATCTGTCGTCGGACCGACGTGATTCATGTCTCTCGCGCTTgcgtttacatatatatacacgcgaaCGACGCGTCTCTCCTCGCGCCGCTCGGCATCAGAAGTGGCTTGAACGAGAGCGTTTCCATCGGCGTCTGATATACTCTCGAAGAGTCGAAATGGGGGATCTGGTTAGTGTTTCTGGGTGCGTTAAGGCGATGGTAGACGCTCACAACTGACACGTCGACTTGGTCCGCCTTCGCGGCGGTCGACGCGCGGCGGACTTTCTCGGTGCCCGGTTATGGTCCTTAATATGCGCGTTGTGTTTACATTCTCAGGTTTTGTAAACTCCGATAAGGTTTTCCGGTATAATAGAGAACGTCGAAGAGAGATTTCGAGAATTTTCAGCACTTGATAtccttaatttaaattttcttttatttattatccctTATTTAAggcattaatttttgtttaataatttgatatttttattttcaaatatatttatttaatcgttaaaatttaatttttcaattatgtattgtaaataatatatttcgcatcactatgcgaaataaaaaagaaattattggcCTAAAGATCATTTCAGAAAACTTCTAATGTGTTAACTAGAGTATTTGCAAGCTCGTGGGATTTAAATTCCACGACAGAAGCTAAGCTCTCAAACGGGTTGACAAACGTTGAAGGCGCGTATCTTAAGCATAACCGACGCTGTTTTGTCACTGACGGAAGAGAAGAGGGAACGAGATAGAGATAGATGGAGTGGAAGACGGGAtaaagagtgagagaggaaCGAAGAGAAAGCCCATCTGGTCAATGGGACTTGCCATGAGCTTTTTTTCACCAGTGGATGCCGGCGATAGCGAGTCGTCGCGGCTTCCTTTTTCCTCGCCAGATGCAACGCAGGGTCAACCAATTTAGCCTGTcgctagagagagagagtatctCTTACTTGTACATATCAGTAAATATGTTATCTCGCATAAGGAAGGAGGAAAGTTATTCACACGACCAAAGGACGCGCAATTCAATCTCGATGAATCTTCATCATGGGATTCTAATTGAATTATCACGCTTGTCATCGCGAATAATCGTCGACAAATCGTGAAATTGCCCGACTTTCTCAaaacatttcttaattaaagtgTCAAAGCAGCAGTGATCGTTTGTGAcaagatatatgtatgatattataaatattaaaaattaaatatttaataaattaaatattaaatattaatattaaatattaatattaaatattaatattatttaatattatttaaaaattaaatattaaatattaaaaactataactaaataataaatattaaatattaaaaactataactaaataataaatattaaatattaaaaactaataactttatataataataattccataTAAAGGCagaaaaatactttgtataatttctacaaataCACGATAGACttaaatgacaataaaattataaagtttctgATCATTGTTGAAAGGGTGATTTACGCTTTTAGTTAGCGCTGATAATGCTACCGCAGGGTCCTAGGAAAGAACGTTCGAAGGAAGTCCGATGTGTGGAAGAATCTTTCCTTCCGGGAGATAAGACAGATTTACCTGTTCTCGTCACGCGCTATTTGCTGGCGGATCCGGGGAGCAGGAGGGCAGGTTCGGAAAAATTCACCTGACGGGCACAAGGCGCCTATTGTGGTTCCCTGGGGGCCCCCTTTATCTCCGGGGCAGGAACCGGCCGGCAGCTGCGAGCACGCGCCAAGGATGAACCAGAGGGGATATATCTGTTTTCCTTTTGTCGACAAACACGTCGCGTTTGGTGTATCCGAATGGCGATACGTTTTGAGACGGCGCAAAGAGAcggagcgagaaagagaaagagagagagagagagagagtgtgtgtgcgagaaaaagatttattttctagCACCTGGCCCTGTTATCGAGATCGACATGAGACAAGTCGACGTCAAAGTCCGCAAGGATTCGACGGGTTAACTGACACGATCGCGATTGAATGTTCCTGTGCCAAAATCCGACAAAATTCATTTTCCGCTTCAATTATCGTTTCGATTGTTTATAGAGatcatttatacttttatttataattttattttattttttgaattttacatttttacatttaaaaatttctctaattttcgtatttttttatatttaatttatattccattTCTTTGTATGTGTCACATATTTTCATTCAACTGTaacgatatttcttttatttaattattatctcatcTCCTTTATTCACCTCTTATAAGCAAGACCTCGTCTATAAACCGCCGTGTATCATTTCgatctgtatatatacgtcAATCTTTGCTCAACTTTGTATTTTATCGGTCTCATCGATTTGTAAGCAATCTCATTCATGTAAAACAATCATTCTAGTACTGTTCATTATCGAAGATGACCGTATCATTTGTTTCTGCGCGTAAGGTAGATCAAAAGCGTCAGAGCGATGCATGGCAATGTCATCTCTCAATCgcgtaaatttaattctttgcgCACGACGAAAGAATCTTAGAGACGATTTGGCTAGTTGATTTGCGCCTATTACAAGCAGCTCTGGCGCAATCatgaaaatatctctctcgtGTTCGGACGAAAGTGTTAATTGGTACTAGGTCCATACCGAAAAGGTGTTAAATAATGACTTTTTAAGAGCCGAAACGTAAGATGAATGTACCCTATCTCAAGGACGACTGTTGCTTCTTTCAAATTACCaacaatcataaaattatttcggcttttaattttgaatttccgtcttcaacaattttttttttcctttctatcCTTCCTGTATGtacgagaaaaaagataaagattcaaatatacgaataataaACGTTACGCACATTTTCATCGAATGTTGATTTCATCGACACGCGTTACAGGCCGAGAGATTGCTAATGACCCTCGATATGGTGTTAGGAAAAAATCGATTGATCTTTAATGTTGGATAGCGTTTTATCTTTTGGCAAAAGCTCCGCCGTGACAATCGTCGGGATATCAATCGATCTTTGGCGAGCAATCGCGATCGCGACCAGTGTTATTAAATGATTCGCAACGGGGGTCCTTGTCGGCGCGTCCTCTGATCGTTATATGGCCCACTGGGGCACCTCGTTAGTCCCAACCAGGAAACGGAATCATCCACAAGTCATCCTGAAGCCTGCGTATACAGGGTGTGTCAAAATCACGTATTTTTTTCCCctcagtcttttttttttttaattctaagaaacataattttcaaacgcTAGTTAAAAGCTTTTAAAGGCACTATGacatttaaatagaaagatttttttcaataaatgttgtTACAGCATTACTATTagtattctaataatattaaaaactttaatacaaaattttattttctattaatatttattttgtattaattaattatttattttacaaatatctttcattattaggtaaatttttaatcattagcacatatttcacaatttaatGACTTAAAGTACATTgcgtgttttatttatttaaaatgttttattctattttcttgattgccaatttttcgttttaaatacaatattataataagatagaaaaaaatttaaatttaaatctaaagggtggaaaattttaagtacataaaaaattaaaaattattcgaatattaAGGAGAATCGTTTCTGATTGTAAAAGGGGACCGCCGACGGCATGCGAAGTGTGTTCCTCGCTGTTCCTTACATATGTGCGACCCGAGTTCACGGGTCTCGAGAAGCAGGAACACTTGTACCACGTGCAGCCTTAGGCGCCACGTGTGGTACGAGTGTGTTTAATATACGTGCCGCTGAAGTAAAAAAGGAGCATTCGCGAATTCGTTGGTTAAAAATAGAACGGGTTACGTACAAGTGAACAAGTGGTCGCGGGAATTGGAACGCAGTGACTCCAAACTTTCACGTAACCTTTATTGGACGACGTTGCGACTTTTTTCCGGCCCAGCGATTTTGATCGAAATCGCATGCGTTGTCTTACATAAGCGAGATCGTACGATTTCGAAATcgttttgaaacaaaaaaaaaaaacgctatctttattttataactgctgaatttcatctaaatttaattataaaattaagattatttttaggGAACATAATTCACGCAGCATAGAATCACTACTAAGTTTATCAGAAATgattgagaaagaaatatatattttaaacatttaaatttaaattaataattgcaattagcGTTAAGATTATTGATTTGctactatatattaaaattgtatatatcatattaatattaatacagtcAGATTGTAATTTCGCCAGTCTTGTTGGCCAAGATTATACTTGCTTCCTCGAGTGAATCCAAGAGCTTTGAAACCGTTAAATCGACGATAAACGCACAGGTGGCTTCGAATCAACGACAGCTGAAACGATCAACACAGATTTCCGTGCGGCTCGCAATCCGATTTTTTCCCCGAACGAGGCGAGCGCGAATGAAGATCAACGAGCGCGATTCTCTCGCGTGGCTGATCGCCGCTTGGCGAGCTCGTATTTGTGAGAGAATCTAGCTTATCAGATCGGGAGAACGGAGAGGCATCCGATTGAAGACACGTGGTACCGATTAATTTTATCGGAACAGTGTCTTTCTGCCAGGCGCGGAGACCGCTCAACATTATTCGGCTGAGTACTCGAGTGTGTATATTCACTTTAATCTTCAAGTACACGATTTTTATGCAATCGAAACAatacgattaaattaaataaaaaaaaaaattaaaatatttgtacgtTTTTTTCGctgcaattttattagattttaatatgattttaattagattttaattttatttattttaatttaatttttttttaattttatgtattttaatttaatttttttttaattttatgtattttaatatttagatctGAATACGTATAATCTACTATGGAAATctcgaaagaaagaataaaagaagaacTATAGGCATCTCTATCTCTCATACCTATATCTCATTGTCAAAcacatataatcaattttttgtcatatgattttagaaaaaaatatgtaataaaaggcg harbors:
- the LOC126858584 gene encoding transcription factor SOX-9-like, giving the protein MKMNDVKPESSSTSISSPGGNNNINNNNNNNNNNNINGNGKAAAAAAATVAANGGEGISAAVAKVLQGYDWTLVPVATKGSGDKRAAHVKRPMNAFMVWAQAARRKLADQYPQLHNAELSKTLGKLWRLLSDNDKKPFIEEADRLRVIHKREHPDYKYQPRRRKQNGPSSGRDSSPSRNQSNVTFSVSRSLKQEDMSPRGVQGPNSPQSGVSSSPPTTPSQGLSPPTPPTTPRGQHYVNQTNQPPQNNTVYYQELISNTPSSDSPHQQPAVDLRYIEVGDGLPGEENQLNGLGTLGGLGLNIPVNFQECEVESSELDQYLPPQTAPIHQYPPVQVTTASQWLLNRYEEEIERPTKRHCSEQAIAEVSWEDRTQEMVRYHELQPPLPPVQYISAHNAHHSHANAQMGHPHVSTSYTQYAHRYVPGIETWPNYM